A window of Candidatus Woesearchaeota archaeon B3_Woes genomic DNA:
GTTAACGAACTTTACTTCCTTCTTTAACTGGAGAGCTTCCAAGTCTTTTTTTTGGAGTTATCTTTTAGGGATGGTATTGATAATTCTGGGAACAACTTATAAGATACCTCTTTTAAATAAAACTGGAATAAATATACAAGTTTTTTTTGCAGTGGTATTTTTGATTTATGGTCTTTCTTTAACCGGTTTTATATTAGAGCGGTTTAAAATTAAAAATTTTTTAAAGTGGGTTATATATATTCTGGTATGCTTTCAACCACTTTTATCCCAAATTGTTACCTGGGCAGCCATGTTAGATATATGGATAGATTTTAGAAGATTACTTACTGCAAAAAAAGAATAATTTGATATATCGTATATCGTATATCATATATCGTTTAGCAGCAGTTAGCTGGTTACCTGGTTAACTAGTTAAGAAAATAAAAGATAAAAATAAGTAGTCAGGAGCCAGAATCCAGGAGCCAGAAGATTATTAGCGTATAGCGGGTAGCGTTTAGAGTATAGTTATAGCGAAAAACGAAAAACGAAAAATGAAAAGCGCAAAGCGCAAAACTATATTCGTATCTCGTATCTCGTGAATCGTATCTCGCAAAAAAACAAATAATTAAAAATATTAAAAAATTAAAAAGTTATATGTTTGAATTTATTTTTCTTTCGAGATACTAGATACGAGATACGAACAACGAAATTGTATCTCGTATCTCGCAGATAAGATAGAAGCCAGAAGACAGAATCCAGTATTCAGAATATTTTAGAATATAAGACTATATTATCTTGTTAACTTATTTTATATTCTTCTGACTCGTGACTACTGACTCCTGAATTCTTAAATAATAATTATAGCTTTTCGCTTTAAGTTTTTAGTTACATGCTGAAAACTGTCAACTGAGAACCTGTATTTGATGCTAACGACTATTCACTAACGACTAATAAATGTTGCTAAAATTGATGGAAGAATTTATAATAAATAGAGAATAGAGCAGGGAGGCTTAGAATATGAAAATAATTTTAAAGCAAAATATTGAAAAAATTGGACAAGTAGGAGATGTAGTTGAAGTAAGCAACGGCTTTGCCCGTAATTTCTTGATTCCTCAAGGCAAAGCAATTTCTTTTACCATAGGTAATTTTAAACAAGTAGAATATTTAAAGAAACGAGAAATAGAACAAAAAGAGGGGGAGTTGAAGGAAGTTAAGGAATTAGCAGAGAAAATTAATAATATTTCCATGGAAATTAAAGTTAAAGCCGGGGAAGAAGGGAAGCTTTTCGGTTCTGTAACAAGCAAAGATATTGTTGAAACTCTGTTAAAGGAACACGGAATTGAATTAGACAAAAAGAAACTTAATTTAAAAGAATCCTTAAAAAAATTGGGTGTTCATACTGTATCGGTTAACTTATATAAAGATATAACTCCTCAAATTAAAGTTAATTTAATTTCTGATTCTGCATCTGAGCAGAAAGCAGAGGTAATAAAAAAAGAATAATTTAGTATATAGTATATGGTTACCGTATATAGCGAAAAACGAAAAGCGCAAAACGTAAAACTATAACTAAAAATTAAAAATTTAGAAAAAAGTTTTGAGTTTTGAATTATGGTTTTTCACTTTTAGCCTTAACTTTTTAGTTGTTATACCGAAAACTGTCAACTGAAAACCTGTATTTAATGCTAACGACTAACGACTATCCACTATCGACTATTTAACAGGGAGAAAAGCAAATGGAATTAGGCAGGAATCCTCCACAAAATATTAGTGCAGAACAGGCTGCTTTAGGTTCAATGTTGCTTCAGGAAGATGCCATTTTACATGGTGTGGATATTTTAAGACCTGAAGATTTTTACAAAAAATCTCACCAGATTATCTTTAAGTGTATTCTTGAATTGTTTGAAAAGAGCAGTGGTGTTGATTTAGTTACTTTAACTGAGGAATTAAATAGGGTAAATTTATTAGAAGAGATCGGGGGAGTTACCTACCTAACTAATCTAATTAATAGTGTCCCTACTGCAGCAAATGTTGAGTACTACATTAAAATTATCGAAGAAAAATCT
This region includes:
- a CDS encoding 50S ribosomal protein L9, whose translation is MKIILKQNIEKIGQVGDVVEVSNGFARNFLIPQGKAISFTIGNFKQVEYLKKREIEQKEGELKEVKELAEKINNISMEIKVKAGEEGKLFGSVTSKDIVETLLKEHGIELDKKKLNLKESLKKLGVHTVSVNLYKDITPQIKVNLISDSASEQKAEVIKKE